Proteins encoded together in one Bacillota bacterium window:
- a CDS encoding ABC transporter substrate-binding protein: MKRCSASAIRISFTFVFIMILGLACQFAMAAQYGEAPMLVPLVKAGKLPPVNERLPEEPAVVKPVEETGQYGGTARVVTVRPQILEDGGLMMSQEPILRIDSDGKTVVPNIAKKWEFTSDGKTLTLYLRKGMKWSDGQPFTADDILFWWEDVVLNDELTPVKPKAWSPGGKLMKVEKLNEYAIRLHFAVPYPMALFRLAHSDGFEGSFFLPKHYLKQFHPKYTSKGDLEKLAKSQGFDTWSRLFLAKAQINAGSGRAVDPGTPTLKAYRIVHKGLDTVTAERNPYYWKVDPKGNQLPYIDRIFVMVVKDFEMVNMKITSGEVDFAGFNTLLENYPLYRQVAKRNNYRVLMWQDVFGGELILMPNQTHSDPVMRKIFQDRRFRIALSLGINREEMNQLFYLELAEPRQTTVIPQSSYYEPEFAKAYIEYNPEKANRLLDEMGLKRGADGYRLRPDGKRLEILIEYTRVDTPRGPLCEFVQQGWEKLGLKVAVKEITGELQDVRARGNLMDMTVWNADKNTDVLFPITPMWYVPMSWGWENSWCPLWAQWYVSGGKAGEEPPQEMKRLISLWEKMQSVMDDQERIKLGKEILRSQAENLWTIGTVGLAPHPVIVRDNLRNVPEKGLWGWDTIWTYIYHPEQFFFKQK, encoded by the coding sequence ATGAAGCGATGTTCCGCATCAGCAATCCGGATTTCCTTTACCTTTGTGTTCATCATGATTCTGGGCCTGGCCTGCCAATTCGCCATGGCAGCGCAATACGGAGAGGCTCCCATGCTTGTTCCTCTGGTTAAGGCCGGCAAGCTTCCCCCTGTCAACGAGAGATTGCCGGAGGAACCAGCGGTGGTTAAACCTGTAGAGGAGACTGGGCAGTACGGTGGTACTGCCAGAGTTGTTACGGTGCGTCCTCAAATCCTGGAGGATGGCGGGCTTATGATGAGCCAGGAACCCATATTGCGCATTGACTCTGACGGGAAGACCGTGGTACCCAATATAGCTAAGAAGTGGGAGTTCACCTCAGATGGAAAGACCTTGACCCTCTACCTGCGAAAGGGAATGAAATGGTCTGATGGGCAGCCCTTTACAGCTGATGACATCCTCTTCTGGTGGGAAGACGTAGTTCTTAACGATGAGCTCACTCCGGTGAAACCAAAGGCTTGGTCTCCGGGTGGTAAACTTATGAAAGTCGAAAAGCTCAATGAATATGCAATTCGGCTGCATTTTGCGGTGCCATATCCGATGGCGTTATTCCGGCTCGCTCATTCGGATGGATTTGAAGGGTCCTTCTTCCTCCCAAAACATTATCTCAAACAGTTTCATCCTAAGTATACTTCAAAGGGTGATCTTGAAAAGCTCGCAAAATCTCAAGGCTTTGACACATGGTCGAGGCTATTCCTGGCGAAAGCACAGATAAACGCTGGCAGCGGCCGTGCAGTTGATCCTGGAACTCCGACGCTGAAGGCCTACAGGATCGTTCATAAAGGTCTTGATACGGTCACCGCGGAGCGGAACCCCTATTATTGGAAGGTTGACCCAAAAGGGAACCAGCTTCCGTATATCGACAGGATATTTGTCATGGTAGTAAAAGACTTCGAAATGGTAAATATGAAGATAACTTCGGGTGAGGTAGATTTCGCTGGTTTCAACACCTTGCTGGAGAATTACCCTCTTTACAGACAAGTCGCAAAAAGGAACAACTACCGTGTGTTGATGTGGCAGGATGTCTTCGGCGGGGAACTCATCCTCATGCCCAACCAGACTCATAGCGATCCTGTGATGCGGAAGATCTTCCAGGATAGGCGTTTTAGGATAGCCCTGTCTTTGGGGATCAATCGTGAAGAGATGAATCAGCTGTTTTACCTGGAATTGGCGGAGCCGAGGCAGACTACTGTTATACCACAATCTAGTTACTATGAGCCTGAATTTGCAAAAGCGTATATTGAGTATAATCCCGAAAAGGCAAATCGGCTTCTGGATGAGATGGGGCTAAAGAGGGGAGCCGATGGTTATCGTCTAAGGCCGGACGGGAAGCGGCTTGAGATATTGATAGAGTATACCCGGGTTGACACTCCTCGTGGCCCATTATGCGAATTTGTCCAACAAGGGTGGGAAAAGCTTGGGCTAAAGGTCGCTGTAAAAGAGATTACAGGCGAACTGCAGGATGTACGCGCCCGTGGGAACCTGATGGATATGACGGTGTGGAACGCTGATAAAAACACGGATGTCCTATTTCCGATAACCCCAATGTGGTATGTGCCTATGAGCTGGGGGTGGGAAAATAGCTGGTGTCCGCTCTGGGCTCAATGGTATGTATCTGGTGGAAAAGCGGGGGAAGAGCCACCTCAGGAGATGAAGCGGCTCATTTCCCTATGGGAGAAGATGCAGAGCGTAATGGATGACCAAGAAAGGATCAAGCTCGGTAAGGAGATCTTACGCTCCCAGGCAGAGAACCTCTGGACCATAGGGACCGTGGGACTTGCTCCGCACCCCGTCATAGTACGAGATAATTTGAGGAATGTGCCTGAAAAAGGCTTGTGGGGTTGGGATACAATCTGGACATATATTTATCACCCGGAGCAGTTTTTCTTTAAGCAGAAGTAA
- a CDS encoding Gfo/Idh/MocA family oxidoreductase has product MKLRIGIIGTGRRGKDHIRQLVKRDDVVVTAVCDIVREVADEAARIAGAPRIYVDYREMLDKETLDAVIVATPAPVHAGPAVLALQKGLNVMCEKPLAWSLRDALRIVDAAQGSRGLCEVGYQYRHNPAVGLALERLGGSGIALVRGFYYHTVPLVESIKDVRTGGGQIFDQVTHLIDLSRVFAGDVVKVYSRYTRNARGPEEFNNWDGYAVTYEYKSGAVGNFSSTYALFLGHGEPPTLDIIGREVLVRFAGSKLIVVTPKGREEFGPETEGFTVTTDIIGDFVTAVATGDRSLIKSPPGDAINSLAATIAANMSAQTGQIICTDELIERARSGEEVPALLE; this is encoded by the coding sequence ATGAAATTGCGCATCGGAATCATCGGCACCGGACGCCGGGGCAAGGATCATATAAGACAGCTTGTCAAACGTGATGATGTGGTCGTCACCGCTGTATGTGATATAGTCCGTGAGGTGGCGGATGAGGCGGCCAGGATCGCGGGGGCTCCCCGGATTTATGTCGATTACAGGGAAATGCTTGATAAGGAAACGCTCGATGCAGTTATCGTTGCGACCCCGGCGCCTGTGCATGCCGGTCCGGCAGTCTTGGCTCTACAGAAAGGTCTCAACGTCATGTGTGAAAAGCCTCTTGCCTGGTCCTTGAGGGATGCGCTGCGTATCGTAGATGCGGCTCAGGGGTCAAGGGGCCTTTGTGAGGTGGGTTATCAGTATCGACATAATCCAGCTGTTGGCCTTGCGCTCGAACGACTAGGAGGCTCGGGAATAGCGCTTGTGCGCGGTTTCTATTATCACACCGTTCCGCTGGTCGAATCCATTAAAGATGTAAGAACTGGAGGGGGCCAGATCTTTGACCAGGTGACCCATCTTATCGATCTTTCTCGGGTCTTTGCAGGTGATGTGGTCAAGGTGTATTCCCGCTACACCCGCAACGCCCGGGGTCCCGAAGAATTCAACAATTGGGATGGATATGCTGTGACCTATGAATATAAATCCGGCGCTGTCGGGAATTTCTCCAGTACATATGCCTTGTTTCTGGGTCATGGCGAACCGCCCACTTTGGATATCATTGGTCGAGAGGTGCTGGTGAGGTTTGCTGGAAGCAAACTCATAGTGGTGACCCCGAAGGGGAGGGAGGAATTCGGTCCTGAGACTGAGGGCTTTACCGTCACCACAGATATAATTGGGGATTTCGTGACCGCGGTGGCCACCGGAGATCGAAGTTTGATCAAATCGCCCCCAGGAGATGCGATTAACAGTCTCGCGGCCACGATCGCGGCCAATATGTCGGCACAGACAGGACAGATAATCTGTACCGATGAGCTTATTGAACGCGCCCGCAGCGGCGAAGAGGTCCCAGCGCTCCTAGAGTAG